The Candidatus Arthromitus sp. SFB-mouse-Japan genome includes a region encoding these proteins:
- the pdaA gene encoding delta-lactam-biosynthetic de-N-acetylase, with translation MKKNIITSFLILTSLISTNFIHIKTKTSYSITANCSNLNPSTQELDWYIVPNKEHISPEPNKNAIPILNNFSGYYLGDTEKKILYLTFDEGYENGYTSKILDILKNQNVPAAFFVVKPYIKTNKDLILRMMNEGHLVCNHSSSHPSMAKVTDPEKFKKEFTDVEEEYKKITNTDMPKYFRPPMGKFSEYSMKLTNDLGYKSIFWSLAYKDFDVKNQPSKEMAKDKILSRIHNGSIILLHAVSKTNTEILEEIILELKSQGYEFRPLTDF, from the coding sequence ATGAAAAAAAATATTATCACTTCATTTCTAATATTAACCAGTTTAATATCAACAAATTTCATTCATATAAAAACCAAAACATCATATAGTATCACAGCTAACTGTTCAAATTTAAACCCAAGTACTCAGGAACTAGACTGGTACATAGTCCCAAATAAAGAACATATATCTCCTGAACCAAATAAAAACGCTATACCTATATTAAATAATTTCTCAGGCTACTATTTAGGAGACACTGAAAAGAAAATACTCTATCTAACATTCGATGAGGGATATGAAAATGGCTATACATCTAAAATACTTGATATATTAAAAAATCAAAATGTACCAGCTGCATTTTTTGTTGTAAAACCTTATATTAAAACAAATAAAGATCTAATATTAAGAATGATGAATGAAGGTCACTTAGTATGTAATCACTCCTCCTCACATCCCTCAATGGCAAAAGTAACAGACCCTGAAAAATTTAAAAAAGAATTTACAGATGTAGAAGAAGAATACAAAAAAATAACAAATACTGATATGCCTAAATATTTTCGGCCACCTATGGGCAAATTTAGTGAATATTCTATGAAACTTACAAATGATCTTGGATATAAAAGTATATTTTGGAGTTTAGCTTACAAAGATTTTGATGTTAAAAACCAACCATCAAAAGAAATGGCTAAAGATAAAATTTTAAGTAGAATACACAACGGATCTATAATCCTATTACATGCAGTATCAAAAACTAATACTGAAATATTGGAAGAAATAATACTTGAATTAAAATCTCAAGGATACGAATTTAGACCTCTAACAGATTTCTAA